Proteins encoded together in one Streptomyces umbrinus window:
- a CDS encoding CpaF family protein → MSLRARIAAPEEGGSGREDGHLVAVYRAKLLEEIDLAEMSSLAAAERRMRLERVLGHIISREGPVLSSAERSQLIRRVVDEALGLGVLEPLLADASITEIMVNGPDSIFVERAGRVEQLPLRFASNEQLMQTIERIVSTVNRRVDESNPMVDARLPTGERVNVIIPPLALTGPTLTIRRFPRAYTLPELIGLGSLDEQMLMLLAAFVRARFNVIVSGGTGSGKTTLLNALSGLVPSHERIITIEDSAELQLQQEHVIRLESRPPNVEGKGQITIRDLVRNSLRMRPDRIIVGEVRGGETLDMLQAMSTGHDGSLATVHSNSAEDALMRLQTLGSMSEVQIPFEALKDQINSAVDVIVQLTRHADGSRKVTEIALLVSHGREQFRVVPVTRFVPRPTGPDRVVHGHFEHLPLPRSVAEKLYVANEPLPPAFGVAEAIDVLNTRQAIG, encoded by the coding sequence ATGAGCCTCAGGGCCCGTATCGCCGCCCCCGAAGAGGGCGGATCAGGCCGCGAGGACGGCCACCTCGTCGCCGTCTACCGTGCCAAGCTGCTCGAAGAGATCGACCTCGCCGAGATGTCGAGCCTCGCGGCGGCCGAGCGGCGGATGCGTCTGGAGCGCGTGCTCGGGCACATCATCAGCCGCGAGGGCCCGGTCCTGTCGTCGGCCGAGCGCTCCCAGCTGATCAGAAGGGTCGTCGACGAGGCACTGGGCCTCGGCGTCCTCGAACCACTCCTCGCCGACGCGTCCATCACCGAGATCATGGTCAACGGACCGGACTCGATCTTCGTGGAGCGGGCGGGCCGCGTGGAGCAGCTCCCGCTCCGGTTCGCCTCGAACGAGCAGCTGATGCAGACCATCGAGCGCATAGTCTCCACGGTCAACCGCCGCGTGGACGAGTCGAATCCGATGGTCGACGCCCGCCTCCCCACCGGCGAGCGCGTCAACGTCATCATCCCGCCGCTCGCCCTCACCGGCCCGACCCTCACGATCCGCCGCTTCCCGCGCGCGTACACACTCCCGGAGCTGATCGGCCTCGGCTCGCTCGACGAGCAGATGCTGATGCTGCTCGCCGCGTTCGTCCGGGCCCGCTTCAACGTCATCGTCAGCGGCGGTACGGGCTCCGGCAAGACCACGCTCCTGAACGCGCTCTCCGGCCTCGTCCCGTCCCACGAGCGCATCATCACCATCGAGGACTCCGCCGAACTCCAGCTCCAGCAGGAGCATGTGATCCGCCTCGAATCCCGCCCCCCGAACGTGGAGGGCAAGGGCCAGATCACCATCCGCGACCTGGTCCGCAACTCGCTGCGAATGCGCCCCGACCGCATCATCGTCGGTGAGGTCCGCGGCGGCGAGACCCTCGACATGCTCCAGGCCATGTCGACGGGCCACGACGGCTCCCTCGCGACCGTCCACTCGAACTCCGCCGAGGACGCCCTGATGAGGCTCCAGACCCTCGGCTCGATGTCCGAGGTCCAGATCCCCTTCGAGGCGCTCAAGGACCAGATCAACTCCGCGGTCGACGTCATCGTCCAGCTCACCCGCCACGCCGACGGCTCCCGCAAGGTCACCGAGATCGCCCTGCTGGTCTCGCACGGCCGCGAACAGTTCCGCGTCGTCCCGGTCACCCGCTTCGTGCCGCGCCCGACGGGTCCCGACCGTGTCGTCCACGGCCACTTCGAACACCTGCCGCTGCCCCGCTCGGTCGCCGAGAAGCTGTACGTCGCCAACGAGCCCCTGCCGCCCGCCTTCGGGGTCGCCGAGGCCATCGACGTCCTCAACACGAGGCAGGCCATCGGATGA
- a CDS encoding TadE/TadG family type IV pilus assembly protein — protein sequence MSVLRRIWRRARDDRGVSMLEFAGFLPILLLIGMATIQLGLVGYAANQAGSGARAAARVASQDGAGEAAGQAAMSDWLDANVSAPKGGDTTTATVTVQVPLLLPFVGEGWTVTKRATMPNDNDD from the coding sequence ATGAGCGTGCTCCGCAGGATCTGGCGCAGGGCCCGGGACGACCGAGGCGTCTCCATGCTGGAGTTCGCCGGATTCCTGCCCATCCTGCTGCTCATCGGGATGGCCACCATCCAGCTGGGCCTCGTCGGATACGCCGCCAACCAGGCGGGCTCCGGCGCCCGGGCCGCCGCGCGGGTCGCCTCGCAGGACGGAGCGGGGGAGGCGGCCGGCCAAGCCGCCATGAGCGACTGGCTGGACGCGAACGTATCCGCACCCAAGGGCGGCGACACGACCACCGCCACCGTGACCGTGCAGGTCCCGCTCCTCCTCCCGTTCGTGGGCGAGGGCTGGACCGTGACCAAGCGCGCCACGATGCCCAATGACAACGACGACTGA
- a CDS encoding AAA family ATPase translates to MTIRILPAVGDIDSARALSTLLSQLADAEPAPPVADTTALLDTLARLAADSLEELPEVVLVHERIGPVPALDVIRDLVMSFPAVGVVLITADTSTNVLTAAMDSGARGIIGLPLGYDALAERVHAAAAWSMGMRRHLGSGTPELYTGPGGRVVTVTGAKGGVGATVAAVQLALAAQASGRSVALLDLDLQSGDVASYLDVQFRRSIADLAGISDINPRVLQDAVYTHDTGLGLLLAPAEGERGEEITDRVARQVLAALRSRYEVVVVDCGAQLNAANAAAVELADQALLLVTPDVVAVRAAKRMVRMWDRLQIRKAEETLTVVNRFSRGTEIQPSLVERVTGTKVARSTVPAAFKELQSVVDAGRMQDLDARSTVKQALWALAGELDLVVKQEGGGGGRRRKTSSDRGALALRRKGGDRGAVTLEFAGMFPILLVVMTILWQCVLYGYTYSLAGNAADEAARAATAANAVTPGAYAGACAEAGSEHLPDSWQGATINCGEDGTVMRATVTAQVPLFFPGFDAGWEVQAEAGAALEGEDD, encoded by the coding sequence ATGACCATCCGCATCCTGCCCGCCGTCGGCGACATCGACTCGGCCCGCGCGCTCAGCACACTGCTGAGCCAGCTCGCCGACGCCGAGCCCGCGCCGCCAGTAGCGGACACCACGGCCCTGCTGGACACCCTGGCCCGCCTCGCCGCCGACTCCCTGGAGGAGCTGCCCGAGGTCGTCCTCGTCCACGAGCGGATCGGCCCGGTCCCGGCGCTCGACGTCATCCGCGACCTGGTGATGAGCTTCCCGGCCGTCGGTGTCGTCCTCATCACCGCCGACACGAGCACCAACGTGCTCACCGCCGCCATGGACTCCGGCGCCCGCGGCATCATCGGCCTGCCCCTCGGCTACGACGCCCTCGCCGAACGCGTCCACGCGGCCGCCGCCTGGTCCATGGGCATGCGGCGCCATCTCGGCAGCGGCACACCCGAGTTGTACACCGGACCCGGCGGCCGGGTCGTCACCGTCACCGGGGCGAAGGGTGGCGTGGGCGCCACCGTCGCCGCGGTCCAGCTCGCCCTGGCCGCCCAGGCGTCGGGCCGCTCCGTGGCCCTGCTCGACCTGGACCTCCAGTCGGGGGACGTGGCCTCGTACCTCGACGTGCAGTTCCGCCGCTCCATCGCCGACCTCGCCGGGATCAGCGACATCAACCCGCGCGTGCTCCAGGACGCCGTCTACACCCACGACACCGGACTCGGCCTCCTCCTCGCCCCCGCCGAGGGCGAACGCGGCGAGGAGATCACCGACCGGGTGGCCCGCCAGGTCCTCGCCGCCCTGCGCTCCCGCTACGAGGTCGTGGTCGTCGACTGCGGCGCCCAGCTGAACGCCGCGAACGCGGCGGCCGTCGAACTGGCCGACCAGGCGCTGCTGTTGGTGACCCCCGACGTGGTCGCCGTCCGCGCCGCCAAACGCATGGTCCGCATGTGGGACCGCCTCCAGATCCGCAAGGCCGAGGAGACCCTGACCGTCGTCAACCGCTTCTCCCGCGGTACGGAGATACAGCCCTCCCTCGTCGAACGCGTCACCGGCACGAAGGTCGCCCGTTCCACGGTGCCCGCCGCCTTCAAGGAGCTCCAGTCGGTGGTGGACGCCGGCCGCATGCAGGACCTGGACGCCCGCTCCACCGTCAAGCAGGCGCTGTGGGCCCTGGCGGGCGAGCTGGATCTGGTGGTCAAGCAGGAGGGCGGTGGCGGCGGCCGGCGTCGTAAGACGTCCTCGGACCGGGGGGCCCTCGCCCTGCGCCGCAAGGGCGGCGACCGAGGAGCGGTCACCCTCGAATTCGCCGGGATGTTCCCGATCCTGCTGGTCGTGATGACGATCCTGTGGCAGTGCGTGCTGTACGGCTACACGTACTCCCTCGCGGGGAACGCGGCGGACGAGGCGGCGCGGGCCGCGACGGCGGCGAACGCGGTGACTCCGGGGGCGTATGCCGGTGCCTGCGCGGAAGCGGGAAGCGAGCACCTCCCGGACTCCTGGCAGGGCGCGACCATCAACTGCGGCGAGGACGGCACGGTCATGCGGGCCACGGTCACCGCCCAGGTCCCGCTGTTCTTCCCGGGCTTCGACGCGGGCTGGGAGGTCCAGGCCGAGGCGGGCGCGGCCCTGGAAGGGGAGGACGACTGA
- a CDS encoding chitinase, whose protein sequence is MPRRRRTWAAALATALAASVLSLAGAGQASAADVNNTKNAGYESGLSNWTCSAGSGAAVSSPVHGGASALKATPAGQDNARCSQTVAVKPNSTYTLSAWVQGGYAYLGTSGTGTTDVSTWTPDSSSWKQLTTSFTTGSSTTSVTVYTHGWYGQAAYFADDVSVFGPDGGGGGDPDPVVPSTPAGLNVASTTSSSVSLAWNTVSDATGYNVYRAGTKVLAVTGTSATVTGLAAATSYSFQVTATNSAGESVKSTAVTGTTKANSGGGTGLPKHAVTGYWQNFNNGAAVQKISDVQSQYDIIAVSFADATTTPGAVTFNLDSAGLGGYTVDQFKADVRAKQAAGKKVIISIGGERGTVAVNDSVSATNFANSVYTLMQTYGFDGVDIDLENGLNATYMTQALRSLSSKAGSSLIITMAPQTIDMQSTSNGYFQTALNIKDILTVVNMQYYNSGSMLGCDGKVYSQGSVDFLTALACIQLEGGLAPSQVGLGLPASTRGAGSGYVSPSIVNNALDCLTKGTNCGSFKPSRTYPDLRGAMTWSTNWDATAGNTWSNAVGPHVHGLP, encoded by the coding sequence ATGCCCAGACGCAGACGGACCTGGGCGGCAGCCCTCGCCACCGCGCTCGCGGCGTCCGTCCTCTCCCTCGCCGGAGCCGGCCAGGCCTCGGCCGCCGACGTCAACAACACCAAGAACGCCGGTTACGAGTCGGGGCTCTCCAACTGGACCTGCTCGGCGGGCAGCGGCGCCGCCGTCTCCTCCCCCGTGCACGGCGGCGCGTCCGCCCTCAAGGCCACGCCCGCCGGGCAGGACAACGCCCGGTGCAGCCAGACCGTGGCGGTGAAGCCCAACTCGACGTACACGCTGAGCGCGTGGGTGCAGGGCGGGTACGCGTACCTCGGGACGAGCGGCACGGGCACGACGGACGTGTCCACCTGGACCCCGGACTCCTCCTCCTGGAAGCAGCTGACGACGTCCTTCACGACGGGCTCGTCCACGACGTCCGTGACCGTCTACACGCACGGCTGGTACGGACAGGCGGCCTACTTCGCCGACGACGTGTCCGTGTTCGGGCCCGACGGGGGCGGAGGCGGCGACCCCGATCCGGTCGTCCCGTCGACACCGGCCGGCCTGAACGTGGCGTCCACGACCTCCTCCTCCGTCTCCCTCGCCTGGAACACGGTGTCGGACGCGACCGGCTACAACGTCTACCGCGCCGGTACGAAGGTGCTCGCGGTGACGGGCACCTCGGCGACGGTCACCGGCCTCGCCGCCGCCACGTCGTACTCCTTCCAGGTCACCGCGACGAACTCGGCCGGTGAGTCGGTGAAGTCGACGGCGGTCACCGGGACGACCAAGGCGAACTCGGGCGGCGGGACCGGGCTGCCCAAGCACGCGGTGACGGGTTACTGGCAGAACTTCAACAACGGCGCGGCCGTCCAGAAGATCTCCGACGTCCAGTCCCAGTACGACATCATCGCGGTGTCCTTCGCCGATGCCACGACGACACCGGGCGCCGTGACCTTCAACCTCGACTCGGCCGGGCTCGGCGGCTACACCGTCGACCAGTTCAAGGCGGACGTCCGGGCCAAGCAGGCCGCGGGCAAGAAGGTGATCATCTCGATCGGCGGCGAGCGCGGCACGGTCGCCGTGAACGACTCCGTCTCGGCGACGAACTTCGCCAACTCCGTCTACACCCTGATGCAGACGTACGGCTTCGACGGCGTCGACATCGACCTGGAGAACGGCCTCAACGCCACGTACATGACGCAGGCGCTGCGGTCCCTGTCCTCGAAGGCGGGCTCCTCGCTGATCATCACGATGGCCCCGCAGACGATCGACATGCAGTCCACGTCGAACGGCTACTTCCAGACGGCCCTGAACATCAAGGACATCCTCACCGTCGTCAACATGCAGTACTACAACAGCGGTTCGATGCTCGGCTGCGACGGCAAGGTGTACTCCCAGGGCTCGGTGGACTTCCTCACCGCCCTCGCCTGCATCCAGCTGGAGGGCGGCCTCGCGCCGTCCCAGGTGGGCCTCGGCCTGCCGGCCTCGACAAGGGGCGCGGGCAGCGGCTACGTCTCCCCCAGCATCGTGAACAACGCCCTCGACTGCCTCACCAAGGGCACCAACTGCGGCTCCTTCAAGCCCTCCAGGACCTACCCGGACCTGCGCGGCGCCATGACCTGGTCGACGAACTGGGACGCGACGGCCGGCAACACCTGGTCGAACGCGGTGGGACCGCACGTGCACGGGCTCCCGTAG
- the cpaB gene encoding Flp pilus assembly protein CpaB — protein MNSRQRRGVILLVLSALCALGAFAGVLSVIRDVNSKVGPEVAAYRLKDDVAPYRELTSDQFEKVSMPERWLSSTAVTNLSEIRGKIAVTRLEKGSLLQRDMIVDRPELEAGQQEIAIMIDAATGVAGKINPGSRVNIYATFKDETDNGKDQSKVIVEDARVIDVGKLTALDPGQSSNDRRRTANEAVPITFALDTADAQRVAYAESFAEHVRLALVAGGTDATVAPGDRTYTLDEDK, from the coding sequence ATGAATTCACGCCAGCGCCGCGGCGTCATCCTGCTGGTCCTCTCGGCCCTGTGCGCCCTGGGCGCCTTCGCCGGAGTGCTCTCGGTGATCCGCGACGTGAACTCGAAGGTCGGCCCCGAGGTCGCGGCGTACCGCCTGAAGGACGACGTCGCGCCCTACCGGGAGCTGACGTCCGACCAGTTCGAGAAGGTCTCGATGCCCGAGCGGTGGCTGTCGTCCACCGCCGTCACCAATCTCTCCGAGATCCGCGGCAAGATCGCGGTCACCCGGCTGGAGAAGGGCTCGCTGCTCCAGAGGGACATGATCGTGGACCGGCCCGAACTGGAGGCCGGCCAGCAGGAGATCGCGATCATGATCGACGCGGCGACCGGTGTGGCGGGCAAGATCAACCCGGGCTCACGGGTCAACATCTACGCCACGTTCAAGGACGAGACCGACAACGGCAAGGACCAGTCGAAGGTCATCGTCGAGGACGCCCGCGTCATCGACGTCGGCAAGCTGACCGCCCTCGACCCGGGCCAGTCGAGCAACGACCGCCGCCGCACCGCGAACGAGGCGGTCCCGATCACCTTCGCCCTCGACACCGCCGACGCCCAACGCGTCGCGTACGCCGAGTCGTTCGCCGAACACGTCCGCCTGGCGCTGGTCGCGGGCGGCACCGACGCCACCGTCGCCCCCGGCGACCGCACGTACACCCTCGACGAGGACAAGTAG
- a CDS encoding Nramp family divalent metal transporter: MADTSGNADTTGSTATGETGKAASAPRKSSWKYIGPGIVVAATGVGAGDLVATLIAGSNFGYTLLWAAVIGCLVKISLAEAAGRWHLSTGRTLFDGWASLGRWTSWFFVVYVVIWGFVYGAAAMSSSGLPLQALFPDVMDLEWWAVLTGLVGLVFVWFNKYEVFEKVMTVLVGVMFVVTVYLAIRVTPNLGDAFAGLLPVLPDEKDSILNTLGLIGGVGGTITLAAYGYWVNAKGWTNTGWMKVMRLDNRVAYITTGIFVISMLFVGAELLHSSNVAIASGDKGLIQLGDILEDEYGTATAKFFLIGFFATSFTSLIGVWHGVSLMFADFVERYRKDRAGRATGEGETPAGKATSGEGTTSGEEVASGARERSWPFRGYLLWLTFPPIVLLFQGEPFRLIILYGVLGAAFLPFLALTLVWLLNSSRTPAEWRNGILSNSMLTIAGLIFIVLCVKQIWDQPWSEFF, encoded by the coding sequence CGGACACCACTGGAAGCACGGCCACGGGAGAGACGGGGAAGGCCGCCTCCGCTCCCCGCAAGTCCAGTTGGAAATACATCGGCCCCGGCATCGTGGTGGCCGCGACGGGCGTCGGCGCAGGCGACCTCGTCGCCACGCTCATCGCGGGCTCGAACTTCGGCTACACGCTCCTGTGGGCCGCCGTCATCGGCTGTCTCGTCAAGATCTCGCTGGCCGAGGCGGCGGGCCGCTGGCACCTGTCCACCGGCCGCACGCTCTTCGACGGCTGGGCGAGCCTGGGCCGCTGGACGTCGTGGTTCTTCGTCGTGTACGTCGTGATCTGGGGCTTCGTCTACGGAGCCGCGGCCATGTCCTCGTCGGGCCTGCCACTGCAGGCGCTCTTCCCGGACGTCATGGACCTGGAGTGGTGGGCCGTCCTGACCGGTCTGGTCGGCCTGGTCTTCGTCTGGTTCAACAAGTACGAGGTCTTCGAGAAGGTCATGACCGTCCTGGTGGGCGTGATGTTCGTCGTCACGGTCTACCTGGCGATCCGCGTCACCCCGAACCTCGGCGACGCCTTCGCGGGCCTGCTCCCGGTCCTCCCCGACGAGAAGGACTCGATCCTCAACACGCTGGGCCTGATCGGCGGTGTGGGCGGCACGATCACGCTGGCCGCGTACGGCTACTGGGTCAACGCGAAGGGCTGGACGAACACCGGCTGGATGAAGGTGATGCGCCTGGACAACCGCGTCGCGTACATCACCACCGGCATCTTCGTCATCTCGATGCTCTTCGTCGGCGCGGAACTCCTGCACTCCTCCAACGTGGCCATCGCGAGCGGCGACAAGGGCCTCATCCAGCTCGGCGACATCCTGGAGGACGAGTACGGCACGGCGACCGCCAAGTTCTTCCTCATCGGCTTCTTCGCCACGTCCTTCACGTCCCTGATCGGCGTCTGGCACGGCGTGAGCCTGATGTTCGCGGACTTCGTGGAGCGCTACCGCAAGGACAGGGCCGGCCGCGCGACCGGCGAAGGGGAGACCCCGGCCGGGAAGGCGACGTCCGGCGAGGGAACGACATCCGGCGAGGAGGTGGCCTCGGGCGCCCGCGAGCGCTCCTGGCCCTTCCGCGGCTACCTCCTGTGGCTGACCTTCCCGCCGATCGTCCTCCTCTTCCAGGGCGAGCCCTTCCGCCTGATCATCCTGTACGGAGTCCTGGGCGCCGCCTTCCTCCCCTTCCTCGCCCTCACCCTGGTCTGGCTCCTCAACTCCTCCCGCACCCCCGCGGAATGGCGCAACGGAATCCTCAGCAACTCCATGCTGACGATCGCGGGCCTGATCTTCATCGTCCTGTGCGTGAAGCAGATCTGGGACCAGCCGTGGTCGGAGTTCTTCTAG